A genomic window from Algoriphagus sp. Y33 includes:
- a CDS encoding response regulator transcription factor, translating into MPERIIKIILVDDHPIVLQGFIYMFKGNEEIQLQATFPDAERAMEYLQANTVDVILMDINLTGQNGIEACQKIKRNYPHIKVVGISNINEYSIIRRMLSSGASGYLLKNASKEEVICCITTAVAGSVGLSKSVIEIMRSHDKGDIPVVTRREKEILALLAKGLISSEIRSLNWQNPSSVIFLKVSMLILSFFDL; encoded by the coding sequence ATGCCTGAAAGAATAATCAAGATTATACTGGTAGATGATCATCCGATCGTTTTGCAAGGTTTTATCTATATGTTCAAAGGAAATGAAGAAATTCAGCTTCAAGCTACTTTTCCAGATGCGGAAAGAGCAATGGAGTATCTTCAGGCTAATACGGTGGATGTAATTCTCATGGACATTAATCTTACAGGTCAAAACGGGATAGAAGCTTGTCAAAAAATAAAAAGGAATTATCCTCACATTAAAGTAGTGGGAATAAGCAATATCAATGAGTATAGCATTATCCGGAGAATGCTCTCTAGCGGTGCCTCAGGGTATTTGCTGAAGAATGCTTCCAAAGAAGAAGTTATTTGTTGTATAACCACTGCAGTGGCAGGTAGTGTAGGCTTGAGCAAAAGTGTCATCGAGATTATGCGCTCTCATGATAAAGGAGATATTCCTGTAGTTACCAGAAGAGAAAAAGAGATTCTGGCACTACTGGCTAAAGGGCTAATTTCGAGTGAAATTAGAAGTCTCAATTGGCAGAATCCTTCGAGTGTTATCTTTTTGAAAGTAAGCATGCTGATTTTGTCGTTTTTTGACCTATAA
- a CDS encoding sensor histidine kinase produces the protein MYVNKTEQLRQRIRKSCDYRRFKAVLACGFGYTRWIFQPIFYCLIYLLFGGIVFVGVITFFIWKLAKKNLKLLAQQEKIHQEEIKSIAQEQRLANYDAIMQGQEQERNRIARDLHDGLGGLLAGSKLKLSSILDKQHLDGKTEQKAIEEVVDQLDYSVDELRRISRNMMPESLLLMGLKPTLADLCNYMSNEATGIKFQSFDLGPTYSRSILINCYRIIQELLTNALKHSGASEIILQCSQLEGWLFIIVEDNGVGLSHTDAQPQGIGLQNVKNRVALLRGTFEILSNKEEGTTVNLQIPISHA, from the coding sequence TTGTATGTAAATAAAACAGAGCAGTTAAGACAAAGAATCCGAAAATCCTGTGACTATAGAAGGTTTAAGGCAGTGTTAGCTTGTGGTTTTGGCTATACGAGATGGATTTTTCAGCCTATATTTTATTGCCTGATTTATCTTCTTTTCGGCGGAATTGTTTTTGTGGGTGTCATTACCTTTTTCATATGGAAACTGGCCAAAAAAAATCTTAAGTTGCTTGCCCAACAAGAGAAAATTCATCAGGAAGAAATAAAATCTATTGCGCAGGAGCAACGTCTGGCAAATTACGACGCGATCATGCAGGGACAGGAACAGGAGCGAAACCGGATTGCAAGAGATCTACACGATGGGCTGGGAGGCCTACTGGCAGGCAGTAAATTAAAGCTCTCCTCAATTTTGGATAAGCAACATCTCGATGGTAAAACTGAACAAAAAGCCATTGAAGAGGTGGTTGATCAGCTTGATTATTCAGTTGATGAACTGAGGCGGATATCCCGCAATATGATGCCCGAGTCTCTGTTGCTGATGGGGTTGAAACCGACATTGGCAGACTTATGTAACTACATGAGTAATGAAGCCACCGGGATTAAGTTTCAGTCGTTTGATCTCGGCCCTACCTATTCCAGATCGATCTTGATCAACTGTTACAGGATCATACAAGAGCTGCTCACGAATGCCTTAAAACATTCCGGCGCCTCAGAGATCATCTTACAATGCAGTCAGCTTGAAGGTTGGCTGTTTATCATCGTAGAAGATAATGGGGTAGGCCTCAGTCACACCGATGCCCAGCCACAGGGCATTGGATTGCAAAATGTGAAAAACCGGGTTGCCTTATTGCGTGGTACTTTCGAAATTCTATCCAATAAAGAGGAGGGAACGACTGTAAACCTTCAAATACCAATTAGCCATGCCTGA
- the pdeM gene encoding ligase-associated DNA damage response endonuclease PdeM produces the protein MDFYYKDELIQLLPQKAAFLPKHKMLVIADLHLGKASHFRKEGIMIPIPKLSPDLQAMEKLVNSLQPITLIFLGDLFHSNLNKEWEGLNEFIIRYPTTRFVLTKGNHDILPSAVMEDTAIEVVEEYEIGSHLLFTHVPLNLVPEEKLNISGHIHPGVMIKAKGRQSYRLPCFYYHNRCLVLPAYGKLTGLQIMRKASGAKIYPVFPDEVVALP, from the coding sequence ATGGATTTTTATTACAAAGATGAATTAATTCAATTACTACCCCAAAAAGCAGCTTTTTTGCCAAAACATAAAATGCTGGTGATTGCAGATCTCCATCTTGGAAAAGCCTCTCATTTTAGAAAAGAAGGGATTATGATTCCTATTCCTAAACTATCACCGGATTTACAGGCCATGGAAAAGCTAGTGAATTCCCTTCAGCCCATCACCCTCATTTTTTTGGGAGATTTATTTCACAGCAATTTGAACAAGGAATGGGAGGGGTTGAATGAATTTATTATCCGCTATCCAACTACTCGCTTCGTGTTGACCAAAGGAAATCATGATATTCTTCCTTCGGCCGTTATGGAAGACACTGCTATTGAGGTGGTGGAGGAGTATGAAATAGGATCACATCTGCTTTTTACCCACGTACCTTTAAATTTGGTACCGGAAGAAAAATTGAATATATCCGGCCATATCCATCCAGGTGTGATGATCAAAGCCAAAGGCAGGCAAAGCTATCGTTTGCCATGTTTTTACTACCATAACCGGTGCTTGGTGCTGCCTGCTTACGGAAAATTGACAGGACTTCAAATTATGAGGAAAGCTTCGGGAGCCAAAATTTATCCGGTATTCCCAGATGAGGTCGTTGCTTTGCCATGA